The following are from one region of the Hymenobacter sp. YIM 151858-1 genome:
- the menB gene encoding 1,4-dihydroxy-2-naphthoyl-CoA synthase, which translates to MSQQVTWTPIKEFKEILFSYYEGIAKISINRPQVHNAFTPLTVQEMIEAMDICRNRTDIGVIILTGEGGQAFCSGGDQSVRGHGGYVGEDTVPRLNVLDLQKQIRSIPKPVVAMVAGWAIGGGHVLHVVCDLSIAAENARFGQTGPKVGSFDGGFGASYLARIVGQKKAREIWYLCDQYNAQEALDMGLVNKVVPLEQLESTTLEWCFKMLEKSPLALRMLKSSFNAELDGQAGIQELAGNATLLYYLSEEAKEGKNAFMEKRKPDFSKYPKFP; encoded by the coding sequence ATGTCCCAGCAAGTTACCTGGACGCCGATCAAGGAATTCAAGGAAATCCTGTTCAGCTACTACGAAGGCATTGCCAAAATTTCCATCAACCGCCCGCAGGTGCACAACGCCTTCACCCCGCTCACGGTGCAGGAAATGATTGAGGCAATGGACATTTGCCGCAACCGCACCGATATCGGTGTCATCATCCTGACGGGCGAAGGCGGCCAGGCCTTCTGCTCGGGCGGCGACCAGAGCGTGCGCGGCCACGGCGGCTACGTGGGCGAAGACACCGTGCCGCGCCTCAACGTGCTCGACCTGCAAAAGCAAATCCGCTCCATCCCCAAGCCGGTGGTGGCCATGGTGGCCGGGTGGGCCATTGGCGGCGGCCACGTGCTGCACGTGGTGTGCGACCTGAGCATTGCCGCCGAAAACGCCCGCTTCGGCCAAACCGGCCCCAAAGTAGGCTCGTTCGACGGTGGCTTTGGTGCTTCGTACCTGGCGCGCATCGTGGGCCAGAAGAAGGCCCGCGAAATCTGGTACCTCTGCGACCAGTACAACGCCCAGGAAGCCCTCGACATGGGCCTCGTAAACAAAGTGGTACCGCTGGAGCAGCTCGAAAGCACCACCCTCGAATGGTGCTTCAAGATGCTCGAGAAAAGCCCGCTGGCGCTGCGCATGCTCAAATCGTCGTTCAACGCCGAGCTCGATGGGCAGGCTGGTATTCAGGAGCTGGCCGGCAACGCCACGCTACTGTACTACCTCTCCGAA
- the menD gene encoding 2-succinyl-5-enolpyruvyl-6-hydroxy-3-cyclohexene-1-carboxylic-acid synthase has translation MSTLQPIHNIAEICAQHGITDVVLSPGSRSAPLTIAFARHPELRVRVVPDERAAAFIGLGLAQAQGRPVALVCTSGTAGLNYAPAVAEAYFQRVPLVVFTADRPPEWIDQLDGQTIRQTNLYGRHAKAAFELPADFAHRDAQWHAARLVNEAINIAQEFPQGPVQVNVPLREPFYPAAGEEIKYEAVKISREVAGAPQLPAGELEVLRTQLRQTRRVLIVAGQHSADEPLLLALRRLGAAYQIPVVGDLIANVHLPVGPDYDVRTAPLGRQDVFMAVPEQGLKEALRPELLITFGQSLISKALKNYLRDYAPQQHWHVQPAGAVADTFRSLTRTIRMEPAAFFEALLADQPKAAEADFAVATGSKPARLSWQGPGSARDEAAAPKDAFTTPWQRANGWATDFLKEFMQQPQQPFNEFTAIYRALQHVPDRAALHLANSMAVRYANILGVPAGRAIEVFANRGTSGIDGCNSTAVGAALAEPERPVVLLTGDVAFFYDRNAFWHNYPTPNLKIILINNHAGGIFRLIDGPRQQPELEEFFETRQQLTAENTARDFGLGYHTARTFAELDKALPVFFAPTQKGNAAVLEITTDSATNAAFFEQYRAAVRTSFSS, from the coding sequence ATGTCAACGCTCCAGCCCATCCACAACATCGCCGAGATCTGTGCCCAGCACGGCATCACCGATGTGGTGTTGTCGCCCGGCTCGCGCTCGGCGCCGCTTACCATTGCCTTTGCCCGCCACCCCGAGCTGCGCGTGCGTGTAGTGCCCGATGAGCGCGCTGCCGCTTTCATCGGCCTGGGGCTGGCACAGGCGCAGGGCAGGCCGGTGGCGCTGGTATGCACCTCGGGTACGGCGGGCCTGAACTATGCGCCGGCTGTGGCCGAGGCGTACTTTCAGCGGGTGCCGCTGGTGGTGTTCACGGCCGACCGCCCGCCGGAGTGGATTGATCAGCTCGACGGCCAAACCATTCGGCAGACCAACCTGTACGGGCGCCACGCCAAGGCCGCTTTCGAGCTGCCCGCCGACTTTGCGCACCGCGACGCGCAATGGCACGCCGCGCGTTTGGTAAACGAAGCCATCAACATTGCGCAGGAGTTTCCGCAGGGCCCGGTGCAGGTGAATGTGCCGTTGCGCGAGCCTTTTTACCCCGCGGCGGGCGAGGAAATCAAGTACGAGGCCGTAAAAATCAGCCGCGAGGTGGCCGGCGCTCCGCAGCTGCCCGCTGGCGAGCTGGAGGTACTGCGCACGCAGCTGCGCCAAACCAGGCGCGTGCTCATCGTGGCCGGCCAACACTCCGCCGATGAGCCGCTGCTGCTGGCGCTGCGCCGCCTAGGTGCCGCGTACCAAATACCCGTGGTGGGCGACCTGATTGCCAACGTGCACCTGCCCGTGGGCCCCGACTACGACGTGCGCACCGCGCCCCTAGGTCGGCAGGACGTGTTTATGGCCGTGCCGGAGCAGGGGCTTAAGGAAGCGTTGCGCCCCGAGCTGCTCATCACCTTCGGCCAGTCGCTCATCTCGAAGGCCCTTAAAAACTACCTGCGCGACTATGCCCCGCAGCAGCACTGGCACGTGCAGCCGGCCGGCGCCGTGGCCGATACGTTCCGCTCGCTCACGCGCACTATCCGCATGGAGCCGGCCGCCTTTTTCGAGGCGCTGCTGGCCGATCAGCCCAAGGCCGCCGAAGCCGATTTCGCTGTTGCAACTGGCAGCAAACCGGCCCGCCTCAGCTGGCAAGGCCCCGGCTCGGCCCGCGACGAAGCCGCTGCCCCTAAGGATGCGTTTACCACGCCGTGGCAGCGCGCCAACGGCTGGGCTACCGATTTCCTGAAGGAGTTCATGCAACAGCCGCAGCAGCCCTTCAACGAGTTTACGGCCATTTACCGGGCGCTGCAGCACGTGCCCGACCGCGCCGCGCTGCACCTGGCCAACAGCATGGCCGTGCGCTACGCCAACATCCTGGGTGTGCCGGCGGGCCGCGCCATCGAGGTGTTTGCCAACCGCGGCACCAGCGGTATCGATGGCTGCAACTCAACGGCCGTGGGCGCCGCCTTGGCCGAGCCCGAGCGCCCGGTGGTGTTGCTCACCGGCGACGTGGCGTTCTTCTACGACCGCAACGCGTTCTGGCACAACTACCCCACGCCCAACCTCAAAATTATTCTCATCAACAACCACGCGGGCGGCATTTTCCGGCTGATTGATGGGCCGCGTCAGCAGCCCGAGCTGGAGGAGTTTTTTGAGACGCGCCAGCAGCTAACGGCCGAAAACACGGCCCGCGACTTCGGCCTGGGTTACCACACCGCCCGCACCTTTGCCGAACTAGATAAGGCGCTGCCGGTTTTCTTTGCGCCCACCCAAAAAGGCAACGCCGCCGTGCTCGAAATCACCACCGATTCGGCCACCAACGCGGCTTTCTTCGAACAATACCGCGCCGCCGTGCGCACTTCTTTTTCCTCTTGA
- a CDS encoding REP-associated tyrosine transposase codes for MSLTHYRRNLPHILPPNETVFVTFRLAGSVPVAALEQWRSAQSKTGQQPTYGQTDTWLDSKAPAVGPDWLRLPQIANVVGEALHFRHPKDYTLWAYCVMPNHVHFVATIANETVGFVHTLQSLKARTARRCNALLARSGPFWQDESYDHVVRRGGEEMQRVISYILHNPVKAGLVADWQQWPFSYLNPEW; via the coding sequence GTGTCCTTAACGCATTATCGTCGCAACCTACCGCATATCCTCCCGCCCAACGAAACCGTGTTTGTTACCTTCCGACTCGCAGGCTCCGTGCCAGTGGCAGCGCTAGAACAATGGCGCTCAGCACAAAGCAAGACGGGACAGCAACCCACGTACGGACAAACAGATACATGGCTCGACAGCAAAGCCCCCGCTGTGGGGCCTGATTGGCTTCGCCTACCCCAAATAGCCAATGTAGTTGGCGAGGCCCTGCACTTTCGGCACCCAAAAGACTACACGCTTTGGGCCTACTGCGTCATGCCGAATCACGTGCACTTCGTGGCTACTATTGCCAATGAAACAGTTGGTTTCGTGCACACTTTACAAAGCCTGAAAGCCCGTACCGCCCGGCGCTGCAATGCCTTGCTCGCGCGCTCCGGTCCCTTCTGGCAAGACGAAAGTTACGACCATGTCGTACGACGAGGCGGCGAGGAAATGCAGCGCGTAATCAGCTACATTCTCCATAATCCAGTAAAAGCGGGCTTGGTTGCCGATTGGCAACAATGGCCCTTTTCTTATCTGAATCCTGAATGGTGA
- a CDS encoding chorismate-binding protein, whose amino-acid sequence MSSPAVAETAAHATVRRLAALALRHDGSVALWRLPNAAAPVLLLSLRPLHLSGLPPSLEPTAQAGFAFYPFQDSDTAEAMLLPADAVLDLSAGQQLSLSHALPAEAAAAVQRVLHDTTAPEELPWHVSPQPVPNTADRETYEALVARGVATIRAGEVVKVVSSRAARRPLPAGFDALGAFDALCRQHPRAFVSLVSAPQAGTWLGATPEILVEIDGSEFRTMALAGTQPITEEMTAQTAVWRQKDIEEQALVARYIVNCFKQLRLRDYDETGPRTVAAGNLLHLRTDFRVDLKRNRFPTLGTDMLRLLHPTSAVGGMPREAALGFLQRHEGYDRTYYSGFLGPVNLPTPGISRLFVNLRCMQLRPTEAILYAGTGLTAESDPSREWQETELKLRTVGSVLD is encoded by the coding sequence GTGAGCAGCCCCGCAGTAGCCGAAACGGCCGCGCACGCTACCGTACGCCGGCTGGCCGCCCTGGCCCTGCGGCACGACGGCTCAGTGGCCTTGTGGCGCCTGCCCAATGCCGCTGCCCCGGTGTTGCTGCTGAGTTTGCGGCCTTTGCACTTATCGGGTTTGCCGCCTTCGCTTGAGCCCACAGCGCAGGCTGGTTTTGCCTTCTACCCTTTCCAGGACAGCGACACCGCCGAGGCCATGCTGCTGCCTGCCGATGCCGTGCTCGACCTCTCGGCCGGCCAGCAATTAAGCCTTTCGCACGCCCTGCCAGCCGAAGCAGCCGCTGCTGTGCAACGCGTGCTGCACGACACCACCGCGCCCGAAGAACTACCTTGGCACGTAAGCCCGCAGCCGGTGCCCAACACCGCCGACCGCGAAACCTACGAAGCCTTGGTAGCGCGCGGCGTGGCAACTATTCGGGCAGGCGAGGTAGTGAAGGTGGTATCGAGCCGGGCGGCGCGCCGGCCGCTGCCTGCTGGTTTCGATGCCCTAGGTGCTTTCGATGCGCTCTGCCGCCAGCACCCTCGGGCATTTGTGTCGCTGGTGAGTGCGCCGCAAGCGGGCACTTGGTTGGGAGCCACGCCCGAAATCCTGGTGGAAATTGATGGCTCGGAGTTCCGCACCATGGCGCTGGCGGGTACGCAGCCCATCACGGAGGAGATGACCGCCCAAACGGCCGTGTGGCGCCAGAAAGACATCGAGGAGCAAGCCTTGGTGGCGCGCTACATCGTGAACTGCTTTAAGCAGCTGCGCCTGCGCGACTACGACGAAACCGGCCCGCGCACCGTAGCCGCCGGCAACTTGCTGCACCTGCGCACCGATTTCCGCGTCGACCTGAAGCGCAACCGTTTCCCGACGCTGGGTACCGATATGCTGCGCCTGCTGCACCCCACCTCGGCCGTGGGCGGCATGCCCCGCGAAGCCGCGCTCGGCTTTTTGCAGCGCCACGAGGGCTACGACCGCACTTACTACAGCGGTTTCCTAGGTCCGGTAAACCTGCCCACGCCAGGCATCTCGCGCCTGTTCGTGAATTTGCGCTGCATGCAGCTGCGCCCCACCGAAGCCATTCTTTATGCCGGCACGGGGCTTACCGCTGAATCAGACCCAAGCCGCGAGTGGCAGGAAACCGAGCTGAAGCTGCGCACGGTGGGCTCGGTGCTGGATTAG
- a CDS encoding hotdog fold thioesterase, with protein MLPASFPTLAELNAWCRNTMGETLGIELTAVGERMIEGRMPVDHRTHQPMGLLHGGASVALAETLGSIGAVLQVDRTRQACVGLEINANHLKGVRSGYVVGRAEAIHVGRSTQVWEIKIRHEETDALVCISRITMAVIDIPAGKSAQS; from the coding sequence ATGCTGCCTGCCTCCTTCCCTACCCTTGCCGAACTCAACGCGTGGTGCCGCAACACCATGGGCGAAACCCTGGGCATTGAGCTCACGGCGGTGGGCGAGCGAATGATTGAAGGCCGGATGCCCGTTGACCACCGCACGCATCAGCCCATGGGCCTGCTGCACGGCGGTGCCTCGGTAGCCCTGGCCGAAACCCTAGGTAGCATTGGCGCAGTGCTGCAAGTAGACCGTACGCGCCAGGCTTGCGTGGGGTTGGAAATCAACGCCAATCACCTGAAGGGCGTGCGCTCGGGCTACGTGGTGGGCCGCGCCGAAGCCATCCACGTGGGCCGCTCCACGCAGGTGTGGGAAATAAAGATTCGGCACGAAGAAACCGACGCCTTGGTGTGCATCAGCCGCATCACCATGGCTGTGATTGACATTCCGGCTGGTAAAAGCGCGCAATCGTGA
- a CDS encoding histidine phosphatase family protein, which yields MVKKIYLIRHGQTYFNVRGIVQGSGVDAPLNEQGFAQAAQFHSAYHDVPFDRVHISTLMRTRQSVQPFLDAGLPFEQHRALDEISWGHREGTRITPEEDIEYHGILRAWQRGETHLAFAGGESPEQVAARQRPFIEEVLRGRPHEETILVCMHGRAMRVLLCQLLNYPLSAMDLFDHRNLCLYRVHYTGSMFTVRSYMDTQHLG from the coding sequence GTGGTCAAGAAAATCTACCTCATTCGCCACGGCCAGACGTACTTCAACGTGCGCGGCATTGTACAGGGCAGCGGCGTCGATGCGCCCCTCAACGAGCAGGGTTTTGCGCAAGCCGCGCAATTCCACAGCGCCTATCACGACGTGCCCTTCGATCGGGTGCACATCTCCACGCTGATGCGCACCCGCCAATCGGTGCAGCCTTTCCTTGATGCCGGCTTGCCCTTCGAGCAGCACCGTGCCCTCGACGAAATCAGCTGGGGTCACCGCGAAGGCACGCGCATCACGCCCGAAGAAGACATCGAGTACCACGGCATCCTGCGCGCCTGGCAGCGCGGCGAAACCCACCTGGCCTTTGCCGGCGGCGAAAGCCCCGAGCAGGTAGCCGCCCGCCAGCGGCCGTTTATTGAAGAAGTGCTGCGCGGCCGCCCCCACGAGGAAACCATTCTGGTGTGCATGCACGGCCGCGCCATGCGCGTGCTGTTGTGCCAGCTGCTCAATTACCCGCTCAGCGCCATGGACCTTTTCGACCACCGCAACCTGTGCCTGTACCGCGTGCATTATACCGGCTCCATGTTCACGGTGCGTTCGTATATGGATACCCAGCATTTGGGCTGA
- a CDS encoding pyruvate dehydrogenase complex dihydrolipoamide acetyltransferase: MAEIIKMPKMSDTMTEGVIAAWLKKVGDKVKSGDILAEVETDKATMELENYEDGTLLYIGPKEKEAVPVDGVLAIVGKEGEDISGLLSQIGGNGGAASQPAPAPAPAPAAAPAPAPATQAAAPAPAAATATAKPAAGNGKKATVVRMPKMSDTMTEGVIASWLKKVGDKVKSGDILAEVETDKATMELENYEDGTLLYIGPKDGESVPVDGVLAIIGEEGADVDALLGGGSGGSQPQGGFTPTAAGEGEQADAKANSELEDAKTDRDIQARAEATGQSSGGVAVPAGSQGQAASQGAPQGGRVFVSPLAKRIAQEKGIDLSTVKGSGENGRIVSRDLENVQPGAQPQAAPAPQAAPAAAPAPAAQAAPAAAPAPAAPAAAEGTYTETPVTQMRKVIARRLAESKFSAPHFYLTMEISMDKAIEARQRLNELSPVKLSFNDMVIKASAVALKQHPTINSSWLGDKIRQNKVYNIGVAVAVDEGLLVPVIRNADQKGLSQIAAEVKDLAGKAKNKKLQPSEWEGNTFTISNLGMFGIEEFTAIINPPDACILAVGGIKQTPVVKDGQIVVGNIMKVTLSCDHRVVDGASGAAFLQTLKSLLEDPMRMLI; this comes from the coding sequence ATGGCCGAAATCATAAAAATGCCCAAGATGAGCGACACGATGACCGAAGGGGTCATTGCGGCGTGGCTCAAAAAGGTGGGCGACAAGGTAAAGTCTGGTGATATCCTGGCTGAGGTAGAAACCGATAAGGCTACCATGGAGCTCGAGAATTACGAAGACGGTACCTTGCTCTATATCGGTCCGAAAGAGAAAGAAGCCGTGCCGGTTGATGGCGTATTGGCCATTGTAGGCAAAGAAGGCGAAGATATTTCCGGCTTGCTGAGCCAAATCGGCGGCAACGGCGGCGCGGCCTCGCAGCCTGCCCCGGCACCCGCACCGGCTCCGGCCGCTGCGCCCGCACCAGCCCCCGCAACGCAGGCCGCTGCGCCGGCCCCGGCCGCCGCTACCGCCACTGCCAAGCCCGCTGCCGGCAACGGCAAAAAGGCCACGGTGGTGCGCATGCCCAAAATGAGCGACACCATGACCGAGGGCGTAATTGCCTCGTGGCTCAAAAAGGTGGGCGACAAAGTAAAATCAGGCGACATTCTGGCCGAAGTGGAAACCGACAAGGCCACCATGGAGCTGGAAAACTACGAAGACGGCACCCTGCTGTACATCGGCCCGAAGGACGGCGAGTCGGTACCCGTTGACGGCGTGCTGGCCATTATCGGCGAAGAAGGAGCCGACGTTGACGCCCTCCTAGGTGGCGGCTCGGGCGGCAGCCAGCCGCAGGGCGGCTTTACGCCCACCGCCGCCGGCGAAGGCGAGCAGGCCGACGCCAAAGCCAACTCGGAGCTGGAAGACGCCAAAACCGACCGCGACATTCAGGCCCGTGCCGAGGCTACCGGTCAGTCGTCGGGTGGCGTGGCGGTGCCGGCTGGCTCGCAAGGCCAGGCCGCTTCGCAAGGCGCACCCCAGGGCGGCCGCGTGTTCGTGTCGCCGCTGGCGAAGCGCATTGCCCAGGAGAAAGGCATCGACCTGAGCACCGTGAAGGGCTCGGGCGAAAACGGCCGTATCGTGTCGCGCGACCTGGAGAACGTGCAGCCCGGCGCCCAGCCCCAGGCAGCTCCGGCTCCGCAAGCTGCCCCCGCTGCAGCACCGGCACCTGCCGCCCAAGCTGCACCGGCCGCTGCGCCTGCCCCGGCTGCTCCTGCTGCCGCCGAAGGCACCTACACCGAAACGCCGGTGACGCAGATGCGCAAGGTGATTGCGCGCCGCCTGGCCGAAAGCAAGTTCTCGGCGCCGCACTTCTACCTCACGATGGAAATTTCGATGGACAAAGCCATCGAAGCCCGTCAGCGCCTCAACGAATTGTCGCCGGTGAAGCTGTCGTTCAACGACATGGTTATCAAAGCCTCGGCCGTGGCTCTGAAGCAACACCCCACCATCAACTCCTCGTGGCTCGGCGACAAGATTCGCCAGAACAAGGTGTACAACATTGGTGTGGCCGTTGCCGTGGACGAAGGCCTGCTGGTGCCCGTAATCCGCAACGCCGATCAGAAAGGCCTGTCGCAGATTGCCGCTGAGGTGAAAGACCTCGCCGGCAAGGCCAAGAACAAAAAGCTGCAGCCCTCGGAGTGGGAAGGCAATACCTTCACCATTTCGAACCTGGGGATGTTCGGCATCGAGGAGTTCACGGCCATTATCAACCCGCCCGATGCGTGCATCCTGGCGGTGGGCGGCATCAAGCAAACGCCCGTGGTAAAGGATGGCCAAATCGTGGTGGGCAACATCATGAAAGTAACCCTCTCGTGCGACCACCGCGTGGTAGACGGTGCCAGCGGCGCTGCCTTCCTGCAAACGCTGAAAAGCCTGCTGGAAGACCCCATGCGCATGCTCATCTGA
- the hslV gene encoding ATP-dependent protease subunit HslV, with translation MTRIRSTTVLGIRHNGEIAVGADGQATMDKHVAKNNVRKIRQLHGGKVVTGFAGSTADAFTLLERFEEKLGQFGANLKRAAIELAKDWRKDQYLRKLEAMMVVADKDELLIVAGTGDVLEPDSDVAAIGSGAMFAQAAALALKKHAPHLTARQMVEEALHIAADICIYTNHNIIIEEPARG, from the coding sequence ATGACCCGCATAAGATCAACTACCGTTCTGGGCATTCGGCACAACGGCGAAATTGCCGTAGGGGCTGATGGCCAGGCTACCATGGATAAGCACGTAGCCAAAAACAACGTGCGCAAAATCAGGCAGCTGCACGGCGGCAAAGTCGTGACGGGTTTTGCCGGCTCCACGGCCGATGCCTTTACGCTGCTGGAGCGCTTCGAGGAAAAGCTAGGTCAGTTTGGTGCCAACCTCAAGCGGGCAGCCATCGAGCTGGCCAAAGACTGGCGCAAAGACCAATACCTGCGCAAGCTGGAAGCCATGATGGTAGTGGCCGACAAGGACGAGCTGCTGATTGTAGCCGGCACCGGCGACGTGCTCGAGCCCGACTCCGATGTAGCCGCCATTGGCTCGGGCGCCATGTTTGCCCAGGCCGCCGCCCTAGCCCTCAAAAAGCACGCGCCGCACCTCACGGCCCGCCAGATGGTAGAAGAAGCCCTGCACATTGCGGCCGACATCTGCATCTACACCAATCACAATATCATCATCGAAGAACCGGCCCGCGGGTAG
- a CDS encoding deoxyhypusine synthase family protein, translating into MNVTNFLKHHYRHFNAAALIDAAEGYNKHLAEGGKMMITLAGAMSTAEMGIQLAELIRQDKVHIISCTGANLEEDIFNLVAHDFYERVPNYRDLTPADEQALLERHMNRVTDTCIPEEEAMRRLEHSVLKFWEQADKAGERYFPHEFFYQILKSGELEQYYQIDPKDSWMLAAAEKNLPIICPGWEDSTLGNIFAGHVISGDIKNVHTVRTGIEYMMYLAEWYTKNAQEESTVGFFQIGGGIAGDFPICVVPMLHQDLQRTGVPLWGYFAQISDSTTSYGSYSGAVPNEKITWGKLGQDTPKFIIESDATIVAPLIFAMVLGQ; encoded by the coding sequence ATGAACGTAACCAACTTCCTCAAGCACCACTACCGCCACTTCAACGCTGCTGCCCTGATCGACGCAGCCGAAGGCTACAACAAGCACCTCGCCGAGGGTGGCAAGATGATGATTACCCTGGCCGGCGCCATGAGCACCGCCGAAATGGGCATTCAGCTGGCCGAACTGATTCGCCAGGATAAAGTGCATATCATCAGCTGCACGGGTGCCAACCTCGAGGAGGATATCTTCAACCTGGTAGCGCACGACTTTTACGAGCGCGTGCCGAACTACCGCGACCTCACGCCGGCCGACGAGCAAGCCCTGCTCGAGCGCCACATGAACCGCGTAACCGATACCTGCATTCCCGAGGAGGAAGCCATGCGCCGCCTCGAGCACTCGGTGCTGAAGTTCTGGGAACAGGCCGACAAGGCTGGGGAGCGTTACTTCCCGCACGAGTTCTTCTACCAAATCCTGAAGTCGGGCGAGCTGGAGCAGTACTACCAGATCGACCCCAAAGACTCGTGGATGCTGGCCGCGGCCGAGAAGAACCTGCCGATCATCTGCCCGGGCTGGGAAGACTCGACCCTCGGCAACATCTTCGCCGGTCACGTAATCTCGGGCGACATCAAGAACGTGCACACCGTGCGCACCGGCATCGAGTACATGATGTACCTGGCCGAGTGGTACACCAAAAACGCGCAAGAGGAAAGCACTGTGGGCTTCTTCCAGATCGGCGGCGGCATTGCCGGCGACTTCCCGATTTGCGTGGTGCCGATGCTACACCAGGATTTGCAGCGCACGGGTGTGCCGCTGTGGGGCTACTTCGCCCAAATCTCCGACTCCACCACCTCGTACGGTTCGTACTCGGGTGCCGTGCCGAACGAGAAAATCACTTGGGGCAAGCTGGGCCAGGACACCCCGAAGTTCATCATCGAATCGGATGCTACGATTGTGGCGCCGCTGATTTTTGCGATGGTACTGGGCCAGTAA
- a CDS encoding DUF3667 domain-containing protein: protein MNTTANLAPAPSLAAVGPDEAPPHAAACLNCGTTLTDQYCAHCGQDAHHTHRFTLRFLLFHDLPHSIWHVDKGIGYTLRQLLTRPGATLHEYMAGRRAQHFRPISYLLLVTAVSMLLLSAVGMNPMTASQQADMPRLLQLTMERYLQLYSKYPTLIYVVLLPANALLAMWLLRPTRFNFAEMLLAQAFISGTTTIISSVVMLPMMLLTPYFPALQQFIMLGMLPHMAYSAWVYRQLLEPARMPLKNKWVRGIGTVVLQTIILFISIILVYAAIIFSLIRQDPSLLKDFQQKMASGQHPGQAAPIR from the coding sequence ATGAACACCACCGCTAACTTAGCGCCTGCCCCAAGCCTGGCAGCCGTCGGCCCCGACGAAGCGCCGCCCCACGCCGCGGCCTGCCTCAACTGCGGCACCACGCTTACCGATCAGTATTGCGCCCATTGCGGACAAGATGCGCACCACACGCACCGCTTTACGCTGCGCTTCCTGTTGTTCCACGATTTGCCGCACTCCATCTGGCACGTCGACAAGGGCATTGGCTACACCTTACGGCAGCTGCTGACGCGGCCCGGCGCCACCTTGCACGAGTACATGGCCGGCCGGCGGGCTCAGCACTTCCGGCCCATATCCTACCTGCTCCTGGTTACGGCCGTGAGCATGTTGCTGCTCTCGGCGGTAGGCATGAACCCCATGACCGCCAGCCAGCAGGCCGATATGCCGCGGCTGTTGCAGCTGACGATGGAGCGCTACCTGCAACTGTACTCCAAGTACCCTACCCTGATCTACGTCGTGCTCCTGCCTGCCAATGCGCTGCTGGCTATGTGGCTGTTGCGCCCAACGCGGTTCAATTTTGCCGAAATGCTGCTGGCTCAGGCGTTCATTTCGGGCACCACTACCATCATATCCTCCGTGGTGATGCTCCCGATGATGCTGCTGACGCCGTATTTCCCGGCTTTGCAGCAATTTATTATGCTGGGCATGCTACCCCACATGGCTTACTCCGCGTGGGTGTACCGCCAGTTGCTCGAACCGGCCCGCATGCCCCTAAAAAATAAATGGGTGCGCGGCATCGGCACCGTGGTGCTGCAAACGATCATCCTGTTTATCAGCATTATACTGGTGTATGCGGCCATCATTTTTTCGCTCATCCGCCAAGACCCCTCCCTGCTTAAGGACTTTCAGCAGAAGATGGCTTCCGGGCAACATCCAGGGCAAGCGGCTCCGATCAGGTGA
- a CDS encoding OBAP family protein, translating into MKTSIRCLQAVAAALPLLLSACGDQNTKSPVQAPGAEKSVKTKVLEAGADVLQGKAPLRQLDMYLDGFHFYSGRMNEQMEAHHFCQKLNEDVTQCVIYDGNEAGAKIMGIEYIISGRLFERLPAEEKKLWHSHSYEVKSGTLVAPGIPEVAEHELMEQIVSTYGKTLHTWHTDKDKELPYGGPQLMMGFTQDGQADTAMIARRDQRLGVSSKENRRRRADIVAPPVLPGANAWEKGEVRQFSISNQAGSHSH; encoded by the coding sequence ATGAAAACATCTATCCGATGCTTGCAGGCCGTTGCGGCCGCTTTGCCCTTGCTGCTCAGTGCCTGCGGCGACCAAAACACCAAGTCGCCGGTGCAGGCGCCGGGCGCCGAGAAATCGGTGAAAACCAAAGTGCTGGAGGCCGGCGCCGACGTGCTGCAGGGCAAAGCCCCGCTGCGCCAGCTGGATATGTACCTCGACGGCTTTCACTTTTACAGCGGCCGCATGAACGAGCAGATGGAGGCGCACCACTTCTGCCAGAAGCTAAACGAAGACGTGACGCAGTGCGTGATTTACGACGGCAACGAAGCCGGCGCCAAAATCATGGGCATCGAGTACATTATTTCGGGGCGCTTGTTCGAGAGGCTGCCGGCCGAGGAAAAGAAACTGTGGCACAGCCACAGCTACGAGGTGAAATCGGGCACGCTGGTGGCGCCGGGCATACCCGAAGTAGCCGAGCACGAGCTGATGGAGCAGATTGTGAGCACCTACGGCAAAACCCTGCACACCTGGCATACCGATAAAGACAAGGAACTGCCCTACGGCGGCCCGCAGCTGATGATGGGCTTTACCCAGGACGGCCAGGCCGACACCGCCATGATTGCCCGCCGCGACCAGCGCCTAGGTGTGTCGAGCAAGGAGAACCGCAGGCGGCGCGCCGACATTGTGGCCCCGCCCGTGCTGCCCGGCGCCAACGCCTGGGAGAAAGGCGAGGTGCGCCAGTTCAGCATCAGCAACCAAGCCGGCAGCCACAGCCACTAA